The Parafrankia discariae genomic interval AGCGATGTGTCCAGCTCGATTCCGGGCTCGCCTTGACTCATGTCAGCAGTCTGACATAGATTGCGGCGCGTCAGAAGACTGACATCCAATGGGAAGGCAAGGATCATGGCCGTCACGGGACCCGACTTCGTTTCACTGCAGGTGCGCGACCTGGAGCGTTCCGCCGCTTTCTACGAGCGGTACCTGGGGCTGAAGCGCTCCGACGCGGGCCCGTCGCACGCAGTCGTGTTCGACACCAAGCCGATCGCGTTCGCCGTCCGCGACGTCGCCGCGGGCACCGACCTGGACGCGATCGCGCAGCCGGGCCAGGGAATGGCGCTGTGGCTGCACGCCCCCGACGCGCAGGACATCCACGACGCCCTAGCCGCCGCCGGCGCGACGATCGTGTCAGCGCCCGTCGACGGGCCGTTCGGCCGCACTTTCACGTTCGCCGACCCGGACGGCTACCAGGTGACCCTCCACGACCGCGGCTGAGCCGGGCGTCCCGGTCTTCACCCTGAGCGGGCTTCTTACAGCGGAAGGCCAGCCGCCAGGGACACGGCAAAGCCGCTCATGCAGTTTGAAGCAGTTTTAGCGTCCGCTGCGGGTCGCGGGCGTGGTGGCGGTTAGCGGCGGCGATGTTGGCCTGGCCGTCCAAGCGCAGCAGGCTGATGGCCAGGCTGCGCAGCGAGGCCATCACACGGGGCGCGTTTCCTGTCCTGACCAGCGATCTATCCTCCTGATAAGTCACGTCGCGGACCCAGCGAAGCCGGTTTTCCATCTCCCAGTGGCCGCGGACCCAGGCCGCCAGGGTGGCGGGATCGGCGCCGCGGTCGCTGGTAATGAGGTACACGACCTCGACGGTCTTCTTTCCTTTCCTCGTGACCGTGCGGTGGACCTGCGCGACCTGGGCGGCGCCGGCGAACTCGATCCAGGCCGGCACCAGCACGACCTTGATCTTTCGACGGGCCCGGCGGCCGTGGCCCGTGCTCACGGCCGAGGTCGCGGGGATCCCGGTCCAGGGCAGCTTCTTCAGCTGCTTGTACAGGGTCGGCATGTTGGCCTTGACGGTCATCACGTAGTCGGCGTGCCGGCCGGTGATGGCCTGCGCCGTGTCGCTCTGCGTGTGCAGGGCGTCGACCGTGATGACCGCCCCGGCCAGGTCAGTGAACGCTTTCAGCAGTTCCCGGACGGCAGGAATCTCATTGGACTTCGCGTCCACGGCGACCTGGCCGAGGACCCCGCGCCGATACCGTGCGCTAGGGCCGCGACCAGGTGCGGGGCCTTCTCTTCCCTGTTCCGGGCGCCGCGGACGGCCATGCCGTCGACC includes:
- a CDS encoding VOC family protein, with translation MAVTGPDFVSLQVRDLERSAAFYERYLGLKRSDAGPSHAVVFDTKPIAFAVRDVAAGTDLDAIAQPGQGMALWLHAPDAQDIHDALAAAGATIVSAPVDGPFGRTFTFADPDGYQVTLHDRG
- a CDS encoding ISAs1 family transposase, coding for MDAKSNEIPAVRELLKAFTDLAGAVITVDALHTQSDTAQAITGRHADYVMTVKANMPTLYKQLKKLPWTGIPATSAVSTGHGRRARRKIKVVLVPAWIEFAGAAQVAQVHRTVTRKGKKTVEVVYLITSDRGADPATLAAWVRGHWEMENRLRWVRDVTYQEDRSLVRTGNAPRVMASLRSLAISLLRLDGQANIAAANRHHARDPQRTLKLLQTA